The genomic interval ATGGATTTCTGGAACCCCGGCCAAATTGAAGGACTGACCGACGAGGGGGACGAGATGCTTGTGACGGAGGCGGTTGATGATAGTGAGCTCCTTGAGGAAGTCGTCGGTGCCGCTGCTTCCTCTGGAGAACTTCTTCACCGCCACGTCGCGGTGCTCCTCTTGCAGAATCCCCCGGTAGACCACCCCGAAGCCACCCTGCCCCAGTTTCATCTTTTCGTCGAAGTTCCTCGTCGCCCTCCGCAGCTCCCTGAACTCGAACTTCCTCGGCGTCCCCGGAAGACTCTTGAGCGTCCACGCCACCACTGCGCTCTGGTCCACGCCCCTCCTCCGCCTCATGAACACCCCCGCCGCCACACCCACCGCCAACGCTGCTGCTACTGCTGCCCCGCCAATCAACGCCCCCATCTTCCACCTCGAGAGACCGTCGTCGTCCCCATCCGGCAAGATCTCCACCGTCAGATTCCACGCCAGCACGCAGTTGAGTTGGTAAGTATCCCCCGTAGACGCCGCGAAGCCGAAGTAGGATTGCTGCTTCAGGTACTCGCTAAGATCCAGCGGCGCGTGCAGAGCCGGAACCGCCGGCTTTGACTCGTTGACGACAGCTATATACACCCGGATGTCGCGCGCGCCACCGTCGTAGTCAATCCACACCGTGTATTTGGTCGCATTGACGGCGGCGATCTGGATGCCGAGCGACGTCAGGTTGGTCGTGGTGTTTGAGACAACGCCGTTAATATCGAGGCCGACGTGATTGTCGTTCGGGTCGCCCACGTTGCTGTTCATGACGGTGTCCAGCTCGATGGCTACAAAGCAATTATCAGGGTGGCCATTTAGGGTTGAGTTGGTGAGACCAAGGAAGGGCCCCTCGCTGCCGGGCGGAGGGCCGTCGAGGGAGGGAGCGATGAGGAAGGCGAGGCCTTCGCCTGGCTTGGTGTGATTAATGAATATGTTGAAGATGAAGGAGGTGTTGAAGGACATCACGTGCCGGGTGGCGTTGGTGGCGTTGGCGGCGGCGCGGAGGTCCTCCCAGAGCTTGAAGGCGCGGTTGAGGAAGACGCGGCCGGCTTTGTTGGTGAGCTCGTAGGAAGGGTTGCTGGAGTCGGGGGTGAGCTGGAGGGCTCCCTGACTGTATCCGGCGTCTTGGAGAAGGAGGAGATTGGAGCCGTTGGTCACGGTAGTGAAGGAGGGGAAGACGAAGGAACATAAGCTCGAGGAGTTTGTGTTTGAGGCGGCTGAGGGCTGGGAGAGCGCagggaggaagagggagaggaagaaagaGACCGCTATGGCGATCCTGCCGCGGCTGCAAAGGAGTAGGCTACCGGAGGAGACGACCATCAGAACAGGATCAGGGCGGAGTAGAAGCTTCATTTGGGAGGAAGAAGCGAAGCGCGGATGCTTATTCTTCTCAACTAAGTTAATATATAAAGACTAATCGTGACTGTTACCATAACTAGACCGCATTGACCTCCCGCGGTTCGACCCGAATGAACCAAACCGATCAGTTTTAGAAGATTAGGaagtttccaaaatttcattagCAAGtcgagtcttttttttttttgaacgtTAGAAAGTTTTTACATTTTCAAACCGTTCCCAACAAGAATGCTGGAGAACTTTATACTATCGATGAGTTTAATGTCTTGATGTACgtatttttttaagaaataaaattataattaacgataataaataaataaggagAATTTTTTTTGCTCTCTGCTGTCCTCCCCTCTCAAGTACGCTGAACCTAAACAATGCTCAGGGTTCCACCGAAGCATGTGGGATGGCTTTTTTGACTGAATGTAAACATCTGACTCACTCGTGAACTCCTTCGATTTTCCCTGTTTATGAGAATAAAGATATAATAACTATATAGTTGTCCTGCtcgatcaactatgattttataaagaacagttagttgtaaattttttatttggagCACGAGTGATAACATAACTTCTTTCCAAACAACAAAATATGAGTGTCAGCCAAAAAATCTTTAATGTTATTGCCAGCAATATGACATTATCGGCATATTAGCCTCTACAGTTACAATCATCTTACTCAATGTCCTACCGACAGCTCTGAATTAGCCTTCTCAAGACTTACATATCCTTGAAATGGATCTGCTTTTCTGTTTGTAATTATTTTATAGCTAATTAATCCTTCCTTAATCACCATCTAC from Zingiber officinale cultivar Zhangliang chromosome 6B, Zo_v1.1, whole genome shotgun sequence carries:
- the LOC121992300 gene encoding probable L-type lectin-domain containing receptor kinase S.5 is translated as MKLLLRPDPVLMVVSSGSLLLCSRGRIAIAVSFFLSLFLPALSQPSAASNTNSSSLCSFVFPSFTTVTNGSNLLLLQDAGYSQGALQLTPDSSNPSYELTNKAGRVFLNRAFKLWEDLRAAANATNATRHVMSFNTSFIFNIFINHTKPGEGLAFLIAPSLDGPPPGSEGPFLGLTNSTLNGHPDNCFVAIELDTVMNSNVGDPNDNHVGLDINGVVSNTTTNLTSLGIQIAAVNATKYTVWIDYDGGARDIRVYIAVVNESKPAVPALHAPLDLSEYLKQQSYFGFAASTGDTYQLNCVLAWNLTVEILPDGDDDGLSRWKMGALIGGAAVAAALAVGVAAGVFMRRRRGVDQSAVVAWTLKSLPGTPRKFEFRELRRATRNFDEKMKLGQGGFGVVYRGILQEEHRDVAVKKFSRGSSGTDDFLKELTIINRLRHKHLVPLVGWCHEKGILLLVYEYMPNGSLDQHLYGGGGGDGRPLLGWERRYNIVAGVASALHYLHDEYEQRVIHRDLKSSNVMLDVGFGARLGDFGLARALETDKTSYAELELGGIPGTLGYIAPECFHTGKATRTSDVFGFGAVVLEVVCGRRPRGDNAQLLSDWVWKLHGDGRILNAVDPRLVPEFDAEDAERLLLLGLACSHPIAAERPKADAIVQILSRSVPPPTLPAIKPSFVWPSDPVDDDDDEEEEARRLSRAPISMSITSSDYTSSSGYATSQYLSRDGLS